The following coding sequences are from one Cetobacterium sp. ZOR0034 window:
- a CDS encoding RIP metalloprotease, protein MDILIALLLLGVIIFIHELGHFLAARFFRMPVSEFAIGMGPELYSYYTGRTLYSVRIIPIGGFVNIDGMEVDSKVENGFNSKSPLARFTVLFAGVFMNFMLAFLVILGVTFASGKGVQNTNPVVGSIIKDVKASTVLKEKDVIKEIEGVKIVTWSDIGETVSKDSATKDILDIVVERDGKDLDLQVPLTKVSDERAPIMGIIPEYTFEKFGVVEGVKQASKIFVGVFEDTLGGVKMLLTGKVKAKDISGPVGIVKVVGDASRSQSSGILVWLLAILSVNVGIFNLLPFPALDGGRIIFVILELVGIKVDKKLEERVHTAGMLLLFGLIIFATANDLFNIFKI, encoded by the coding sequence ATGGATATATTGATAGCGCTACTGCTACTAGGAGTTATAATTTTTATACATGAGTTAGGACATTTTTTAGCGGCTAGATTTTTTAGAATGCCTGTTTCAGAGTTTGCAATAGGAATGGGACCAGAACTATATTCTTACTACACAGGAAGAACATTATATTCGGTGAGAATAATACCAATTGGTGGTTTTGTAAATATAGATGGTATGGAAGTAGATAGTAAAGTTGAAAATGGATTTAATAGTAAATCCCCTCTTGCAAGATTTACAGTTTTGTTTGCGGGTGTATTTATGAACTTTATGTTAGCATTTTTAGTTATACTAGGAGTTACATTTGCTTCAGGTAAGGGAGTTCAAAATACAAATCCTGTAGTAGGAAGTATAATAAAAGATGTTAAAGCTTCAACTGTTTTAAAAGAGAAAGATGTAATAAAAGAGATTGAAGGTGTAAAGATAGTTACATGGAGTGATATAGGTGAAACCGTTTCAAAAGATTCTGCAACTAAGGACATTTTAGATATTGTTGTAGAAAGAGATGGAAAAGATTTAGATCTTCAAGTTCCTTTAACAAAAGTAAGTGATGAAAGAGCTCCTATAATGGGGATAATTCCAGAGTATACTTTTGAAAAATTTGGAGTAGTTGAAGGAGTGAAGCAAGCTTCAAAAATATTTGTAGGTGTCTTTGAAGATACTTTAGGTGGAGTAAAGATGCTTTTAACAGGAAAGGTAAAAGCGAAAGATATAAGTGGACCTGTAGGGATAGTAAAAGTTGTGGGAGATGCTAGTAGAAGTCAAAGTTCTGGAATACTGGTGTGGTTGCTAGCTATTTTATCTGTAAATGTAGGTATATTTAATTTATTACCATTCCCTGCTTTAGATGGTGGAAGAATAATATTTGTAATTTTAGAGTTAGTAGGAATAAAAGTTGATAAAAAGCTAGAAGAAAGAGTTCATACAGCAGGAATGTTACTGTTGTTTGGTCTTATAATATTTGCAACTGCTAATGATTTATTTAATATTTTTAAAATTTAA
- the dxr gene encoding 1-deoxy-D-xylulose-5-phosphate reductoisomerase, whose product MKNITILGSTGSIGTNALKVIAAKNEEFKVLGISGYSNFELLKEQIEKFDPKYICIGDKNKAEELKEMYPKKVIYFGDDGLKSMGALDEADIVLTAISGAIGIEATVEAIKKEKRIALANKETMVAAGEYINNLLKKYPKAEIIPVDSEHSALFQSMQGSSKDEVKTLIITASGGTFRGKKLEDLKEVTVEQALKHPNWSMGRKITIDSSTLINKGLEVIEAHMLFNIDYDNIEVLVHPQSIIHSMVEFKDSSIIAQIGVPDMKLPIQYAFTYPKREESSELERLNLKRLKELTFDEVDSDVFKGVDLAFKAGRVGKTMPCVFNSANEVAVELFLKGQIKFLEIYEIIERAMQEHQVKEVDSLEVIKETDKETRKWVYNNYAKY is encoded by the coding sequence ATGAAAAATATAACTATTTTAGGTTCTACGGGAAGTATTGGAACAAACGCTTTGAAAGTTATAGCAGCAAAAAATGAAGAGTTTAAAGTTTTAGGAATATCAGGGTATTCTAATTTTGAGTTGTTAAAGGAGCAGATTGAGAAGTTTGACCCTAAATATATATGTATTGGAGATAAAAATAAAGCTGAAGAGTTGAAAGAGATGTACCCTAAAAAGGTAATCTATTTTGGAGATGATGGATTAAAAAGTATGGGAGCTTTAGATGAAGCAGACATAGTTTTAACAGCAATAAGTGGTGCAATAGGAATTGAAGCAACTGTAGAAGCTATAAAAAAAGAGAAGAGAATAGCTCTTGCAAATAAAGAAACAATGGTTGCAGCTGGAGAATATATAAATAACCTTTTAAAAAAATATCCGAAAGCTGAGATTATACCTGTTGACAGTGAGCATTCAGCACTTTTCCAAAGTATGCAAGGAAGTTCTAAAGATGAAGTAAAAACTTTGATTATAACTGCGAGTGGTGGAACATTTAGAGGGAAAAAATTAGAGGATTTAAAAGAGGTAACAGTAGAACAAGCTTTAAAACATCCTAATTGGTCTATGGGAAGAAAGATAACAATAGATTCATCAACTTTAATAAATAAAGGGTTAGAGGTAATTGAGGCTCATATGTTATTTAATATAGATTATGATAATATTGAAGTTCTAGTACATCCACAAAGTATAATTCATTCGATGGTTGAATTTAAAGATAGTTCAATAATAGCTCAGATTGGTGTTCCTGATATGAAGTTACCAATTCAATATGCTTTTACTTATCCAAAAAGAGAGGAGAGTTCTGAGTTAGAGAGATTGAATTTGAAAAGATTAAAAGAGTTGACATTTGATGAAGTAGATAGTGATGTCTTTAAAGGAGTAGACTTAGCTTTTAAAGCTGGTAGAGTAGGAAAAACAATGCCTTGTGTTTTCAATTCAGCAAATGAAGTTGCTGTAGAGCTGTTTTTAAAAGGACAAATTAAGTTTTTAGAAATTTATGAGATAATAGAGAGAGCTATGCAAGAACATCAAGTTAAAGAGGTGGACTCTTTAGAGGTTATAAAAGAGACAGATAAAGAAACAAGAAAGTGGGTTTATAATAATTATGCAAAATATTAA
- the nadD gene encoding nicotinate (nicotinamide) nucleotide adenylyltransferase yields the protein MKVGIYGGSFNPIHNGHVYIAKLVLEELKLDKLLIIPVGNPSHRENLLLDGKLRLEMCRLAFENERKIEVSDIEISSDEVCYTYDTLLKVMELYPDCEYFEIIGEDSGAYFQKWKNYEEILKLSKVVILQRKGYETTLKNSNIIHIKNKFFNFSSTEVRDAIKEGKTIACMVPSKVERFIKNNKLYNK from the coding sequence ATGAAGGTAGGCATATATGGTGGGAGCTTTAATCCTATTCATAATGGACATGTTTATATAGCTAAACTTGTGTTAGAAGAATTAAAATTAGACAAATTATTGATAATTCCTGTAGGAAATCCATCACATAGAGAGAATCTATTGTTAGATGGAAAATTAAGATTAGAGATGTGTAGACTAGCTTTTGAAAATGAAAGAAAAATAGAGGTATCAGATATTGAAATCTCTTCTGATGAGGTTTGTTATACTTATGATACGCTATTAAAAGTTATGGAGCTATATCCTGATTGTGAGTACTTTGAAATTATTGGTGAAGATTCAGGTGCATATTTTCAAAAATGGAAAAATTATGAAGAGATTTTAAAGTTGTCGAAAGTTGTAATTCTTCAAAGAAAAGGATATGAAACGACATTGAAAAATTCAAATATTATACATATAAAAAATAAGTTTTTCAATTTTTCGTCAACAGAGGTAAGAGATGCTATAAAGGAAGGTAAAACAATAGCTTGTATGGTTCCTTCAAAAGTAGAGAGATTTATAAAAAATAATAAATTATATAATAAGTAA
- a CDS encoding phosphatidate cytidylyltransferase gives MLNRILVALIGIPLLMTILLKGGFLLLLFVNFVILVGLFEFYKMAEIGGKKADVNLGYLAGLAVPNIIYFSNVTDTTLILMPITILTIVLIGKKVLQNKVENSSRDIGITLLGVVYVSGLFSHLLLMNYLPNGGKWLLTIQILVWVCDSFAYFVGMGIGRKIFKKGFSSISPKKSIEGSIGGITFTMLAIYLINRYFNIFDTEVSTAVVLVVGFLISIVAQIGDLGESMFKREFKVKDSGKLLGEHGGILDRFDSMLFVVPTVYYLLKLI, from the coding sequence ATGTTGAATAGAATATTAGTAGCTTTAATAGGGATACCACTTTTAATGACAATATTGTTAAAAGGAGGGTTTTTACTATTATTATTTGTAAATTTTGTTATTTTAGTAGGATTATTTGAATTTTATAAAATGGCAGAAATTGGTGGAAAAAAAGCTGATGTAAATCTAGGCTATTTAGCTGGATTGGCAGTTCCAAATATTATTTATTTTTCAAACGTAACTGATACAACATTGATACTTATGCCAATAACAATTCTCACTATAGTATTAATCGGAAAAAAAGTTTTACAAAATAAAGTTGAAAATTCAAGTAGAGACATAGGGATAACACTTTTAGGAGTAGTTTATGTTTCTGGATTATTTTCGCATTTATTATTGATGAATTATCTTCCTAATGGAGGTAAATGGCTTTTAACGATTCAAATTTTAGTTTGGGTTTGTGATTCATTTGCTTATTTTGTAGGAATGGGTATTGGAAGAAAGATATTTAAAAAAGGATTCAGTTCGATAAGTCCTAAAAAATCTATAGAGGGATCTATAGGTGGGATTACTTTTACAATGTTAGCAATCTATTTAATAAATAGATATTTCAACATTTTTGATACTGAAGTTAGTACAGCAGTTGTTTTAGTAGTTGGATTTTTAATAAGTATAGTAGCTCAAATAGGTGACTTAGGAGAGTCTATGTTTAAAAGAGAATTCAAAGTTAAAGACTCAGGTAAGCTGTTAGGAGAACATGGAGGAATATTAGATAGATTTGACAGTATGCTATTTGTAGTTCCAACTGTATATTATTTATTAAAACTTATTTAA
- a CDS encoding XTP/dITP diphosphatase, protein MKIFLATGNKKKIDEMSKILSNSNFEILSIKDGIEIPEVIEDGDTFEENSKKKALEIAKFTNMITISDDSGLCVEALNGEPGVYSARYAGEDGNDAANNKKLIENLKGIENRKAKFVTVITLGMPNGESHSFRGEIEGVIVDEARGAEGFGYDPHFYLPEYDKTFAEMPEIKNQISHRAKALEALKGGIDKILNRG, encoded by the coding sequence ATGAAGATATTTTTAGCCACAGGAAATAAAAAAAAGATAGATGAAATGTCTAAAATTTTAAGTAACTCTAATTTTGAGATACTTTCTATAAAAGATGGAATCGAGATTCCTGAGGTTATAGAAGATGGAGATACTTTTGAAGAAAACTCAAAGAAAAAGGCTTTAGAGATTGCAAAGTTTACAAATATGATTACAATTTCAGATGACTCAGGACTTTGTGTAGAAGCTTTAAATGGCGAGCCAGGAGTTTATTCTGCTAGATATGCTGGTGAGGATGGAAATGATGCCGCTAACAATAAAAAGCTTATAGAAAATCTGAAAGGTATAGAGAATAGAAAAGCTAAATTCGTAACAGTTATTACCTTAGGAATGCCAAATGGAGAGTCTCACTCTTTCAGAGGTGAGATTGAGGGAGTAATAGTAGATGAGGCAAGAGGAGCAGAAGGATTTGGTTATGACCCTCACTTCTATTTACCAGAGTATGATAAAACATTTGCAGAGATGCCTGAGATAAAAAATCAAATTAGCCACAGAGCAAAGGCTTTAGAAGCTTTAAAAGGTGGAATTGATAAAATATTAAATAGAGGCTAA
- a CDS encoding isoprenyl transferase, producing the protein MNLLVPNHIAIIMDGNGRWAKAKGMPRTYGHKAGADTLRKILTSCGELGVKYLTVYAFSTENWKRAKEEVDTLMFLFKTYLRNEKKLLMKNNVKFLVSGRKEGVSEDLLNEIKKLEEATKGNTGITLNIAFNYGGRAELVDAIKKIVENKEENITEETVEKYLYNQLPDPELLIRTSGEIRISNFLLWQIAYSEIYVTDTYWPDFDKAELIKAIESYQKRDRRFGGVK; encoded by the coding sequence ATGAATTTATTAGTACCAAATCACATAGCAATTATTATGGACGGAAATGGTCGTTGGGCAAAAGCCAAGGGGATGCCTAGAACATATGGACATAAAGCTGGAGCGGATACACTAAGAAAAATACTAACTTCTTGTGGTGAGTTAGGAGTAAAGTATTTGACAGTTTATGCTTTTTCTACTGAAAATTGGAAAAGAGCTAAAGAGGAAGTTGATACATTGATGTTTCTTTTTAAAACTTATTTAAGAAATGAAAAGAAGTTATTGATGAAAAATAATGTAAAATTTTTAGTTTCTGGAAGAAAAGAGGGAGTTAGTGAAGACCTTCTAAATGAGATTAAAAAACTAGAGGAAGCAACGAAAGGAAATACGGGAATAACTTTGAATATAGCGTTTAACTATGGAGGAAGAGCTGAATTAGTTGATGCTATAAAAAAAATTGTAGAAAATAAAGAGGAAAATATAACAGAAGAAACTGTAGAAAAATATTTATACAATCAATTACCAGATCCAGAGTTATTAATAAGAACAAGTGGAGAGATAAGAATTTCTAATTTTTTATTGTGGCAGATAGCCTATTCTGAAATATATGTAACAGATACTTATTGGCCAGACTTTGATAAAGCTGAGTTGATAAAAGCAATAGAAAGTTATCAAAAAAGAGATAGGCGTTTTGGAGGAGTAAAATAG
- the lpxK gene encoding tetraacyldisaccharide 4'-kinase — protein MRLLSYIYFLITSIRNWLYDKRYLKINEIPDVDILCIGNITVGGTGKTPAVQFFAKKLLKMERKVAIVSRGYRGKRKVDPLIVSDGKKILVSSKESGDEPYIHALNLKVPVIVGRDRYTACKLAVEKFGVDTIILDDGFQHRKLKRDRDIVLIDATNPFGWGALLPKGTLREDFQTGGDRASEFIITKSDLISESELETIKRFLKVKFKKPVSVAKHGVTSLCDVKGNAKPLFWVAGKRVLLFSGLANPLNFEKTVISLNPEYIERVDFMDHHDFKEKDFDVIKRRAAAMDADFIITTEKDLVKIPKDLNIDNLFVLKIEFTMLEDNSLEGFGESNEK, from the coding sequence ATGAGACTTTTATCGTATATATATTTTTTAATAACCTCAATACGAAATTGGCTTTACGATAAAAGGTATCTTAAAATAAATGAGATACCAGATGTTGATATTTTATGCATAGGAAATATAACTGTTGGAGGTACTGGGAAAACTCCAGCAGTTCAATTCTTTGCAAAGAAACTTCTGAAAATGGAGAGGAAAGTTGCGATAGTATCAAGGGGATATAGAGGGAAAAGAAAGGTTGATCCACTAATAGTAAGTGATGGGAAGAAAATTTTAGTAAGTTCAAAAGAGAGTGGAGATGAACCATATATCCATGCTTTGAATTTAAAAGTTCCTGTTATAGTTGGAAGAGATAGATACACAGCTTGCAAATTGGCAGTTGAAAAATTTGGCGTAGATACAATTATATTAGATGATGGTTTTCAACATAGAAAATTAAAAAGAGATAGAGATATAGTACTAATTGATGCAACTAATCCATTTGGTTGGGGAGCTTTATTACCTAAAGGAACTTTAAGAGAAGATTTTCAAACGGGTGGAGATAGAGCTAGTGAGTTTATAATAACAAAATCAGATTTGATATCAGAGAGTGAATTAGAAACAATAAAAAGATTTTTAAAAGTTAAATTTAAAAAACCAGTTTCAGTAGCAAAGCATGGTGTAACATCACTATGCGATGTGAAAGGGAATGCAAAACCATTATTTTGGGTAGCTGGAAAAAGAGTTTTACTTTTCTCAGGATTAGCAAACCCACTTAATTTTGAAAAGACAGTAATCTCTTTAAATCCGGAATATATTGAAAGAGTTGATTTCATGGATCACCATGATTTTAAAGAGAAAGACTTTGATGTTATAAAAAGAAGAGCAGCAGCTATGGATGCAGATTTTATAATAACAACAGAAAAAGATTTGGTAAAAATACCAAAGGACTTAAATATAGACAATTTATTTGTTCTTAAAATAGAGTTCACAATGTTAGAAGATAATAGTTTAGAAGGATTTGGTGAAAGTAATGAAAAATAA
- the smc gene encoding chromosome segregation protein SMC, whose amino-acid sequence MYLKGVEIYGFKSFGERIRIDFDGGITSIIGPNGSGKSNILDGILWVLGEQSYKNIRAKESKDIIFSGGEGKKPASYAEVSLFIDNRDNFFPIEAENIKITRKMSQNGDNDYLINDKKVRLKDIGELFLDTGVGKSAYSVIGQGKVERIISSSNKEIKSIIEEAAGVKKFQYKKLEAEKRLEKVQNELEKIELVLTEIGENRSRVEKQSKKAVEYLEIKDEKNTLQKGVLTFDLNSKETIIKSGEKEQERLQSITVTLDEELKRSEIELNSIEARRKELYEKIENFSESNTSLKSEIETLEKEEIRVRERSTSYTRELKQKEEELLSIEKTILSKKEIAQKLEEEKERVKERVLEIEGKNREFERAIEEKENSKKDKEISVELKKRKIMDLEVEKLKLLNEIESSTRRMKGSEFKINSLKDEQEGFQKKIDENSAELEKALKNRDLKIKELKETEERQIKLEQEISELSRDMNKAAELIRNAEFEEKRASARLGGLYRVQESNEGFYKGVKEVLNAKIAGVEGAVISLITVPEDYQKAIEAAIPGNLQDIVVTSSEVAKKGIEVLKEKKAGRASFLALDTIKVGGVKDIPKLDGVIGRASDLVSAEKKYSKVLDMLLGNILVVKDTDIALKILKSNSYSGNIVTLSGELLSSRGRITGGENTNSIVSQIFERKKEIKTLEDSIKEMTSKLKEWNEKVTIMSDKLEKYEDEIGGIDALEDSLRKQSKLAEELYNDLKSKGEKLAKESRVVAIEIAEEENYSKEYAKRVESSQSEKEITEKIVAELKNELDNENISIQNLNSEINELKNQFSDIRILYLNSKDRFVQIEREELREKVEQDEILDKKEKNSKILSEIKKELEKLEEKAHTIIDEIKNKNIKFENENAELKEMKKEDHILEEKSKELMKSSREIESTLFKEKEILNRELERKDRISKEIEEILTQLEELVEVEIQQLNEEEIKTSRARVRELEVKLRGFDSVNLLSIEEFKELDNKYKFIDLQREDLVKGEKSLSLLIKEIDETIEEKFYEAYEEINKNFNEMCVETLDNSEGQLSLHNGEDFTNCGVEISVKYKNKKRQALSLLSGGEKSMVAIAFIMAIFMYKPSPFTFLDEIEAALDEKNTRKLIGKLKEFTDRSQFILITHNKETMKASDSLYGVTMNKKIGISKLVQVKI is encoded by the coding sequence ATGTACTTAAAAGGTGTAGAGATTTATGGATTTAAATCTTTCGGAGAAAGAATAAGAATCGATTTTGATGGCGGGATCACATCGATTATTGGACCTAACGGAAGTGGAAAATCAAATATATTAGATGGAATATTATGGGTTTTAGGAGAACAATCATATAAGAATATAAGAGCCAAAGAGAGTAAGGATATCATATTCTCGGGTGGAGAGGGAAAGAAGCCTGCTAGTTATGCTGAAGTATCACTTTTTATAGATAATAGAGATAATTTCTTTCCAATAGAAGCCGAGAACATAAAGATAACAAGAAAGATGTCTCAAAATGGAGATAACGACTATTTAATAAACGATAAAAAGGTTAGACTTAAAGATATTGGAGAGTTATTCTTAGATACTGGAGTTGGAAAGAGTGCTTACTCTGTAATAGGACAAGGTAAGGTTGAAAGAATAATATCATCTTCGAATAAAGAGATAAAAAGTATAATAGAAGAGGCTGCTGGAGTAAAAAAATTCCAATATAAAAAATTAGAAGCTGAAAAAAGATTGGAGAAAGTTCAAAATGAACTTGAAAAAATAGAGTTAGTTTTAACTGAAATTGGAGAGAATAGAAGTAGAGTTGAAAAGCAATCTAAAAAAGCAGTTGAATATTTAGAGATAAAAGATGAAAAAAATACTCTTCAAAAAGGAGTTTTAACATTTGATTTGAACTCGAAAGAAACAATAATAAAATCTGGAGAGAAAGAGCAGGAAAGACTTCAAAGTATAACAGTAACTTTAGATGAAGAGTTGAAGAGATCTGAAATAGAATTAAATAGTATCGAGGCAAGAAGAAAAGAGTTATATGAAAAAATAGAGAATTTCTCAGAGAGCAATACATCTTTAAAATCAGAGATAGAAACTCTTGAAAAAGAGGAGATAAGAGTAAGAGAAAGAAGTACATCTTATACAAGAGAGCTAAAGCAAAAAGAAGAGGAGTTGTTATCGATTGAGAAAACAATTTTATCGAAAAAAGAGATAGCTCAAAAGTTAGAAGAGGAAAAAGAGAGAGTAAAAGAGAGAGTTCTTGAAATCGAAGGAAAAAATAGAGAGTTTGAAAGAGCGATTGAAGAAAAAGAGAATAGTAAAAAAGATAAAGAGATAAGTGTTGAGCTAAAAAAGAGAAAAATAATGGATTTAGAAGTTGAAAAACTGAAGCTATTAAATGAGATAGAGAGTTCAACAAGAAGAATGAAGGGAAGCGAATTCAAAATTAATTCTTTAAAAGATGAGCAAGAGGGATTCCAGAAAAAGATTGATGAAAATTCAGCTGAACTAGAGAAAGCTTTAAAAAATAGAGATTTAAAAATAAAAGAGTTAAAAGAAACAGAAGAGAGACAGATTAAGTTAGAGCAAGAGATAAGTGAGTTAAGTCGTGATATGAATAAAGCTGCTGAACTTATAAGAAATGCTGAATTTGAAGAGAAAAGAGCCTCAGCAAGACTTGGGGGTCTTTACAGAGTTCAAGAGAGTAACGAAGGATTCTATAAAGGGGTTAAAGAGGTTTTAAATGCTAAAATAGCAGGAGTAGAGGGAGCTGTAATATCTCTAATAACGGTTCCAGAAGATTATCAAAAGGCAATTGAAGCAGCTATTCCAGGAAATTTACAAGATATAGTTGTTACTAGTAGTGAGGTTGCTAAAAAAGGTATTGAGGTATTGAAAGAGAAAAAAGCTGGAAGAGCATCGTTCTTAGCACTAGATACAATAAAAGTTGGAGGAGTTAAAGATATTCCTAAACTAGATGGAGTTATTGGAAGAGCAAGTGATTTGGTTTCAGCTGAAAAAAAATATTCTAAAGTACTAGATATGTTGCTAGGAAATATCTTGGTTGTAAAAGATACGGATATCGCTTTAAAGATTTTAAAAAGTAATAGTTATAGTGGAAATATTGTAACACTTTCAGGAGAACTGCTGAGTTCTAGAGGAAGAATAACGGGTGGAGAAAATACAAACTCTATAGTTAGTCAAATTTTTGAAAGAAAAAAAGAGATAAAAACATTAGAAGATAGCATAAAAGAGATGACATCAAAATTGAAAGAGTGGAATGAAAAGGTCACTATAATGAGTGATAAACTTGAGAAATATGAAGATGAAATCGGTGGAATAGATGCTCTAGAGGATTCTTTAAGAAAACAATCTAAGTTGGCTGAAGAGCTGTATAATGATTTGAAATCTAAGGGTGAGAAATTAGCAAAAGAGAGTAGAGTAGTAGCTATAGAGATTGCAGAAGAGGAAAACTATAGCAAAGAATATGCAAAAAGAGTAGAGAGTTCTCAAAGTGAAAAAGAGATAACAGAGAAGATAGTAGCTGAATTAAAAAATGAACTAGATAATGAAAATATATCTATTCAAAATTTAAATTCTGAGATAAATGAACTAAAAAATCAATTCTCAGATATAAGAATTTTATATCTAAACAGTAAGGATAGATTTGTTCAAATTGAAAGAGAAGAGTTAAGAGAGAAAGTTGAACAAGATGAAATTTTAGATAAAAAAGAAAAAAATTCAAAAATTTTATCAGAAATTAAAAAAGAACTTGAAAAATTAGAGGAAAAGGCTCATACTATAATAGATGAGATAAAGAACAAAAATATAAAATTTGAAAATGAAAACGCAGAACTAAAAGAGATGAAGAAAGAGGATCATATCTTAGAAGAAAAATCAAAAGAGTTAATGAAATCATCTAGAGAGATTGAATCTACTTTATTTAAAGAGAAAGAGATTTTAAATAGAGAGTTAGAAAGAAAAGATAGAATTTCAAAAGAAATAGAGGAAATATTAACTCAATTAGAAGAACTTGTAGAGGTAGAGATTCAACAACTGAACGAAGAGGAGATAAAAACTTCTAGAGCAAGAGTAAGAGAGTTAGAGGTTAAGTTAAGAGGATTTGATTCAGTTAACCTTCTTTCGATTGAAGAGTTTAAAGAGTTAGATAATAAATATAAATTCATTGACCTTCAAAGAGAGGATTTAGTTAAGGGTGAGAAAAGTTTATCTCTATTAATTAAAGAGATTGATGAAACAATAGAGGAAAAATTCTACGAAGCGTATGAAGAGATTAATAAAAATTTCAATGAGATGTGTGTAGAAACATTGGACAATTCAGAGGGGCAACTTTCACTTCACAACGGAGAAGATTTTACAAATTGTGGAGTTGAGATCTCTGTTAAGTACAAAAATAAAAAGAGACAAGCACTATCTTTACTTTCTGGTGGAGAAAAATCGATGGTAGCAATAGCGTTCATTATGGCGATATTCATGTATAAGCCAAGTCCATTCACATTCTTAGATGAGATTGAGGCCGCTTTAGATGAAAAAAATACCAGAAAATTAATTGGAAAGTTAAAAGAATTCACTGATAGATCTCAATTTATTTTAATAACACATAACAAAGAAACTATGAAAGCTTCAGATTCTCTATATGGAGTAACAATGAATAAAAAAATAGGAATTTCTAAATTAGTTCAAGTTAAAATTTAG
- a CDS encoding PTS sugar transporter subunit IIA, which translates to MLNYFNIKMINILDNKSVSKDEILRKLVFNMAENSEFILDRDKFYEEVLEREKVGTTGIGMGVAIPHARTEAVKDIVVAVGLLKQPVDFNSLDNEKVKIVILVGAPKGESKKYLELLSSLSRIFRDKKTRESILDSTTTECLIEAIAEIG; encoded by the coding sequence GTGTTAAATTATTTTAATATAAAAATGATTAACATTTTAGACAATAAATCTGTTTCAAAAGATGAAATACTAAGAAAATTAGTATTTAATATGGCTGAAAACAGTGAGTTTATATTAGATAGAGATAAATTTTATGAAGAGGTTTTAGAAAGAGAGAAAGTCGGAACAACAGGAATAGGAATGGGAGTTGCAATTCCTCATGCTAGAACAGAAGCAGTAAAAGATATTGTTGTAGCTGTCGGATTATTGAAACAGCCTGTGGACTTTAACTCTTTAGATAATGAAAAAGTAAAAATAGTGATATTGGTTGGAGCTCCAAAGGGAGAGAGTAAAAAATATCTAGAACTACTATCATCATTATCTCGTATTTTCAGAGATAAAAAAACAAGAGAAAGCATATTAGATAGCACTACAACAGAGTGTTTAATCGAAGCTATTGCGGAGATTGGATAG
- a CDS encoding deoxynucleoside kinase, which translates to MQNIKKGKLIVIEGTDSSGKETQTALLFERLSEKIEKIRKISFPNYESPACAPVKMYLAGEFGMDATAVNPYPASTMYAIDRYASFKKDWGIFYNEGGVIVTDRYTTSNMVHQASKIDDEKEKNSYLDWLEDLEYNKMGIPKPDLVIFLNMPTETAEKLMAQRKNKITGEAKKDIHEKDADYLKKSHSNACEISKKYSWLEIKCVEDGRLKTIEEISDEIYNLVMKTL; encoded by the coding sequence ATGCAAAATATTAAAAAAGGAAAATTAATAGTAATAGAGGGAACAGACTCAAGTGGAAAAGAGACTCAAACAGCTCTTTTATTTGAGAGATTATCAGAGAAAATTGAAAAAATTAGAAAGATATCGTTTCCTAACTATGAAAGTCCAGCTTGTGCACCGGTAAAAATGTATTTAGCAGGAGAATTTGGAATGGATGCAACAGCTGTTAATCCGTATCCAGCTTCAACGATGTACGCTATAGATAGATATGCGTCATTCAAAAAAGATTGGGGTATTTTTTACAATGAAGGTGGAGTGATTGTAACAGATAGATATACAACGTCAAATATGGTTCATCAGGCTTCGAAAATAGATGATGAAAAAGAGAAAAATTCATATTTGGATTGGTTAGAAGATTTAGAGTATAATAAAATGGGGATTCCAAAACCAGATTTAGTTATATTTTTAAATATGCCTACTGAGACGGCTGAAAAATTGATGGCTCAGAGAAAAAATAAAATTACCGGAGAAGCAAAAAAAGATATTCATGAAAAAGATGCGGATTATTTAAAAAAATCTCATTCAAATGCTTGTGAAATTTCGAAAAAATATTCTTGGTTAGAGATAAAATGTGTTGAAGATGGAAGACTTAAAACAATTGAAGAGATTTCAGATGAGATATATAATCTTGTAATGAAAACTTTATAA